The Alphaproteobacteria bacterium genome includes a region encoding these proteins:
- a CDS encoding nuclear transport factor 2 family protein: MNDAKISLEEREAVFATLRRYLWCMDTGNIDGVPANFTDDATIRDVTGKLWNREAGGVFGFATHFLSPSDRPTGQHWIQHMAVKDPGDGTLLVISYWAGMSWDNETDEKSVRLIGCYRDTMVKVDDKWLIRHKIIDPWNAATIQEVGPLA, from the coding sequence ATGAACGACGCGAAAATCAGCCTGGAAGAGCGCGAGGCCGTGTTTGCCACGCTGAGACGGTACCTTTGGTGCATGGACACCGGAAACATCGACGGCGTGCCGGCGAATTTTACCGACGACGCCACGATCCGCGACGTTACCGGCAAGCTGTGGAACAGGGAAGCGGGCGGGGTTTTCGGTTTCGCGACCCATTTCCTCAGCCCCTCCGACAGGCCGACAGGCCAGCACTGGATCCAGCATATGGCGGTGAAGGATCCGGGCGACGGCACGCTTCTGGTCATTTCCTACTGGGCGGGCATGAGTTGGGACAACGAAACGGACGAAAAATCCGTACGGCTGATCGGCTGCTATCGCGACACAATGGTCAAGGTCGATGACAAATGGCTGATCCGGCACAAGATCATCGACCCCTGGAACGCCGCAACGATTCAGGAAGTCGGCCCATTGGCCTGA
- a CDS encoding DUF169 domain-containing protein: protein MTDSSVDGATLKTLAGKLLELLKIRTLPIAMKQFTRREDMEKIPGLRWPTEGRRHTTCQLVTQARMAGFTLGIGADNVRPGSNCGGVMGIDQPVEACLSGEHMDGVWFENREAAHQHQLQMTRVPAGKFMGTVVSPLRSGRIDDPDIVLFYGTPGQIILFVNGLQWKRYKRYDMTITGESACSDSWGRALATKETSISIPCFAERRYGGVADDELLIAMPPDEFVRGIEGLEGLSKVGLRYPIVPYGPQADPSEGMSRSYS from the coding sequence ATGACCGATTCCAGCGTCGATGGCGCGACACTGAAGACACTTGCGGGCAAGCTTCTGGAACTGCTGAAAATCCGGACTTTGCCTATTGCCATGAAACAATTTACCCGCCGGGAAGATATGGAGAAAATTCCCGGATTGCGGTGGCCGACCGAGGGCAGGCGACACACGACATGCCAACTTGTCACCCAGGCCCGAATGGCCGGATTCACGCTTGGAATCGGCGCAGATAATGTCCGGCCCGGCTCCAATTGCGGCGGCGTCATGGGTATCGACCAGCCGGTCGAGGCCTGCCTGTCCGGCGAACATATGGACGGTGTCTGGTTCGAGAACCGGGAGGCAGCCCACCAGCATCAGCTGCAAATGACCCGCGTACCAGCCGGAAAATTCATGGGAACCGTCGTATCGCCGCTGCGGTCGGGGCGTATCGACGATCCGGACATCGTGCTGTTTTATGGTACGCCGGGCCAGATCATCCTGTTCGTCAACGGGTTGCAGTGGAAGCGCTACAAGCGTTACGACATGACGATTACCGGCGAAAGCGCGTGTTCCGATTCCTGGGGCCGAGCACTGGCGACGAAGGAAACCAGCATTTCCATCCCCTGCTTTGCCGAACGCCGATACGGCGGCGTCGCCGATGACGAATTGCTGATCGCCATGCCGCCCGATGAGTTCGTCCGCGGCATCGAGGGACTGGAAGGCCTGTCCAAAGTGGGCTTGCGTTACCCGATCGTCCCCTACGGCCCGCAGGCCGACCCGTCGGAGGGCATGAGCCGCAGCTATAGTTGA
- a CDS encoding peptidyl-alpha-hydroxyglycine alpha-amidating lyase family protein encodes MAVMLGSGEFTYREERDWAKLPDGWYFDDVAAVAVDDKDQVYVFNRGEHPMIVFDRDGNFLRSWGEGVFNRPHGISVAADGTLYCTDDGDHTMRQCTADGKVLMTIGVPGQPAPYMSGEPFHRCTHTAQSPQGDIYVSDGYGNARVHKYAPDGRLLFSWGEPGTDPGQFNIAHNICCDADGWVYVADRENHRVQVFNGDGKYETQWYNMHRPCGLCMGMAGDPNFYIGELGPGMNVNMNMPNIGPRVSIVTSKGETLARLGVQPGGYGAGQFIAPHGLAVDRHGDIYVGEVSFTNHRNTNREAPKGLVSLRKLVRTGG; translated from the coding sequence ATGGCGGTCATGCTGGGGAGTGGCGAATTCACCTATCGAGAGGAACGGGACTGGGCGAAGCTGCCGGACGGCTGGTATTTTGACGACGTGGCGGCCGTCGCGGTCGATGACAAGGATCAGGTTTACGTCTTCAACCGCGGCGAACACCCGATGATCGTGTTCGACCGGGACGGCAATTTCCTGCGATCCTGGGGCGAGGGTGTATTCAACCGGCCGCACGGGATTTCCGTGGCGGCGGACGGCACGCTGTACTGCACCGATGACGGCGACCACACGATGCGGCAATGCACGGCGGACGGCAAGGTGCTGATGACCATCGGCGTGCCGGGCCAGCCGGCGCCGTATATGAGCGGCGAACCCTTCCACCGCTGCACCCATACCGCGCAGTCGCCGCAGGGCGATATCTATGTGTCCGACGGCTACGGCAATGCGCGGGTGCACAAATATGCGCCGGACGGCAGGCTGCTGTTTTCCTGGGGCGAGCCCGGCACCGACCCCGGCCAGTTCAACATCGCGCATAACATCTGCTGCGACGCCGACGGCTGGGTCTATGTCGCCGACCGGGAAAATCACCGGGTGCAGGTGTTCAACGGTGACGGCAAATACGAAACCCAGTGGTACAACATGCACCGGCCCTGCGGACTGTGCATGGGCATGGCCGGCGATCCGAATTTCTATATCGGTGAACTGGGCCCGGGCATGAACGTGAACATGAACATGCCGAATATCGGGCCGCGCGTTTCCATTGTCACCAGCAAGGGGGAAACCCTGGCGCGGCTGGGCGTGCAGCCCGGCGGCTACGGGGCCGGACAGTTCATCGCGCCGCACGGGCTCGCGGTGGACCGGCATGGCGATATTTATGTCGGCGAAGTGTCCTTCACCAATCACCGCAATACCAATCGGGAGGCGCCGAAGGGCCTTGTCAGCCTGCGGAAACTCGTTCGCACCGGCGGGTGA
- a CDS encoding 2-hydroxyacid dehydrogenase: MAGGDKPDLLVVCHTAPFLLADLEAEYTLHNLFLADDREALLAEVGDRIRGILAGGMQGPDAALINRLPNLEIIASNSVGYDATDVAAANARGVPVTHTPDVLTDDVADLGMAFIIMAPRRIAEAERFLRAGKWQQGRMELGTNLRGKKLGILGLGRVGSALAKRAQGFGLDIGFYDIVPKNDTPYRVYSSLLEMAEDSDILFVSCQGGESTRKLVSAEVLDALGPRGFLVNVARGTIVDQDALVAAVREKRIAGAAVDVFEDEPNAPEELFDVENIIMTPHIASSTGETRRAMADLVLENLRLHFAGKPLKTPVRV; this comes from the coding sequence ATGGCTGGCGGGGACAAGCCCGACCTTCTGGTCGTCTGCCACACGGCGCCGTTCCTGCTGGCCGACCTTGAGGCGGAATACACGCTGCATAACCTGTTCCTTGCCGACGACAGGGAAGCGCTGCTGGCCGAGGTGGGGGACCGCATTCGCGGCATCCTCGCCGGCGGCATGCAGGGGCCGGACGCGGCGCTGATCAACCGGCTGCCGAATCTGGAGATCATCGCGTCCAACAGCGTCGGTTACGATGCGACCGACGTGGCGGCGGCGAATGCGCGCGGCGTGCCCGTGACCCATACGCCGGATGTGCTGACGGATGACGTGGCCGATCTGGGCATGGCGTTCATTATCATGGCGCCGCGCCGGATCGCGGAAGCCGAACGCTTCCTGCGCGCCGGGAAATGGCAGCAGGGGCGGATGGAACTGGGGACCAATCTGCGGGGTAAGAAGCTCGGCATTCTGGGGCTGGGCCGGGTCGGCAGCGCGCTGGCGAAGCGGGCGCAGGGTTTCGGCCTCGATATCGGTTTCTATGACATCGTGCCGAAGAACGACACGCCCTACCGCGTCTACAGCAGCCTGCTGGAAATGGCGGAAGACAGCGATATTCTGTTTGTCTCCTGCCAGGGCGGGGAAAGCACGCGGAAACTGGTCAGCGCCGAGGTGCTCGATGCGCTGGGCCCCAGAGGGTTCCTCGTCAATGTCGCGCGAGGCACCATCGTCGATCAGGACGCGCTGGTGGCCGCGGTCAGGGAGAAGCGAATCGCCGGTGCGGCAGTGGATGTATTCGAGGACGAACCAAACGCGCCGGAAGAACTGTTCGATGTCGAGAACATCATCATGACTCCGCATATCGCCAGTTCCACCGGTGAAACCCGCCGGGCGATGGCCGACCTGGTGCTGGAAAACCTGCGCCTGCATTTCGCCGGCAAGCCGCTGAAGACGCCGGTAAGAGTTTAG
- a CDS encoding acetamidase/formamidase family protein, producing MPASHVVDASPETVHWGIFDAALPPVLEIQSGDTVTLHTVSGGPDIMPPDGFEILPEHPVIHRKVAAAQAGHIMTGPVAVQGAKPGDMLEVKILDVSLRQNWGWNRIRPLSGTLPEDFPAMTLVHIPLDRETMTGRMPWGVDLPLSPFFGVMGVAPPPEWGRITSIIPRAHGGNLDIKALGKGTTLFLPVFNDGALFSAGDGHAVQGDGEVDGTAIETCLSGTFQLTVHKAGAISMPRAETETHYLTTGIDPSLDAAAKQALREMIVLIQEKANLSREEAYMLCSLAADLHVSQTVNVHKGIHVMLAKAALHG from the coding sequence ATGCCTGCAAGCCATGTGGTCGACGCCAGCCCGGAAACCGTTCATTGGGGCATCTTCGATGCGGCCCTGCCGCCAGTACTGGAAATCCAGTCCGGCGATACCGTAACCCTGCATACCGTTTCCGGCGGACCTGACATCATGCCGCCCGACGGGTTCGAAATCCTGCCCGAACATCCGGTTATTCACCGGAAAGTCGCGGCCGCCCAGGCCGGCCATATCATGACCGGTCCGGTAGCGGTGCAGGGCGCGAAACCGGGCGATATGCTGGAGGTGAAGATCCTCGACGTGTCGCTGCGACAGAACTGGGGCTGGAACCGTATCCGGCCGCTTTCGGGAACCCTGCCCGAGGATTTTCCCGCAATGACGCTGGTTCACATTCCGCTCGACAGGGAAACCATGACCGGGCGCATGCCCTGGGGCGTCGATCTGCCGCTCAGCCCCTTCTTTGGCGTCATGGGCGTCGCGCCGCCGCCCGAATGGGGCCGCATCACCTCGATCATACCCCGCGCCCATGGCGGCAACCTGGATATCAAGGCGCTCGGTAAAGGCACAACGCTCTTCCTGCCGGTCTTCAACGACGGCGCGCTGTTTTCCGCCGGTGACGGCCATGCGGTGCAGGGCGACGGGGAGGTTGACGGCACCGCCATCGAAACCTGCCTGTCGGGAACGTTTCAGTTGACCGTGCACAAGGCCGGCGCGATTTCCATGCCGCGAGCCGAAACCGAGACCCATTATCTCACGACCGGTATCGATCCCTCGCTCGACGCCGCCGCGAAGCAGGCGCTGCGCGAGATGATCGTCCTCATTCAGGAGAAAGCCAACCTGTCACGCGAAGAGGCCTATATGCTGTGCAGCCTCGCGGCGGACCTGCATGTGAGCCAGACCGTAAACGTCCACAAAGGCATCCATGTCATGCTGGCCAAAGCGGCGCTGCACGGCTGA
- a CDS encoding SDR family oxidoreductase, with protein MAGNGRIAIVTGAGSGIGRASAVALLKAGYSVAIASRGMEGLQGTIDAAGADGERALAVPTDVGKQDQVDNMFAKVIEKFGRRLDVIFNNAGGGTPAIGLEELTFEQYQNCVAVNLFSTFLCTQHAIRIMKDQTPQGGRIINNGSISAHVPRPNSLPYTSCKHAITGMTRSTALDGRKYNIACSQIDIGNAATPMTDRMVAGVLQADGSTAAEVRMDVQHVADAVVMMANLPLDTNIQFMTIMATKMPFIGRG; from the coding sequence ATGGCTGGTAACGGCAGGATTGCGATTGTGACAGGGGCGGGCAGCGGGATCGGGCGGGCGTCCGCCGTGGCGCTGCTCAAGGCGGGATATTCGGTGGCAATTGCCAGCCGGGGCATGGAAGGGCTGCAGGGGACCATCGACGCGGCCGGCGCCGATGGGGAACGCGCGCTTGCGGTGCCGACCGATGTCGGCAAGCAGGATCAGGTCGATAACATGTTCGCCAAAGTGATCGAAAAATTCGGCCGGCGGCTGGACGTTATCTTCAACAATGCGGGCGGCGGCACCCCGGCGATCGGGCTGGAAGAGCTGACCTTCGAGCAGTATCAGAATTGCGTCGCGGTGAATTTGTTCAGCACTTTCCTGTGCACCCAGCATGCGATCCGCATCATGAAGGACCAGACGCCGCAGGGCGGCCGCATCATCAACAACGGTTCGATTTCCGCGCATGTGCCGCGGCCGAACTCACTGCCCTACACGTCCTGCAAGCACGCGATCACCGGCATGACCCGGTCGACCGCGCTGGACGGGCGCAAATACAATATCGCGTGCAGCCAGATCGATATCGGCAATGCCGCAACGCCGATGACCGACCGCATGGTCGCCGGCGTGCTGCAGGCGGATGGCTCGACCGCGGCGGAAGTGCGCATGGATGTGCAGCATGTCGCCGACGCGGTTGTGATGATGGCCAACCTGCCGCTGGATACGAATATCCAGTTCATGACCATCATGGCGACCAAGATGCCCTTCATAGGCCGAGGCTGA
- a CDS encoding PAS domain S-box protein, giving the protein MNNQQKTEELRFREAMENAVQGFLVHQDFKPIFANKAFAELFGYSDPEAIMAKDSIMELYAPNERERLRGYRDARLQGMPAPSSYEYQGLRADGTLVWLENFVRLVDWGGVPAIFSSATDISDRKRTEMLLRESERRFRDYAESATDWLWEMDESLRWTYFSGRFEDATGHPPSRFIGKSRREFIEQGDTVYGPMTTREDWEKHLADLDARRPFRNFLHPRILPDGQVRYMSISGKPVWDDDGSFKGYRGTGANVTDQVTAELALRQREMELRMHRDQAQEANLAKSKFLANVSHELRTPLNAIIGFSDIMSQSLLGEHDPVRYREYSRNIHDSAGQLLKLITDIMDITTIQAGEHPYANETFSFAEIVDECFELTRQQAPNRVVSLKRDIPEDLPPLCADRKAIQRILLNLLSNATRFTPDGGLVTVSVRLTGDWFDVAITDNGAGIPPEDLPRLTDPFERGQRDPYRSEEGAGLGLTIVQSLVEMHGGKLRIESELGKGTKVSFMLPSVAA; this is encoded by the coding sequence GTGAATAATCAGCAAAAAACCGAAGAACTCCGATTTCGTGAGGCGATGGAAAACGCCGTACAGGGTTTTCTTGTTCACCAGGACTTCAAGCCGATCTTCGCCAACAAGGCGTTTGCCGAATTGTTCGGGTATTCAGATCCTGAAGCGATCATGGCTAAGGACTCTATCATGGAGCTTTACGCGCCGAATGAACGCGAACGGCTGCGTGGTTACCGCGATGCCCGGCTGCAGGGCATGCCCGCGCCGTCGTCATACGAATACCAGGGACTGCGCGCTGACGGAACGCTCGTCTGGCTGGAAAATTTCGTACGTCTTGTCGATTGGGGCGGTGTACCCGCAATTTTCAGTTCGGCGACGGATATTTCCGACCGGAAGAGAACCGAAATGCTTTTACGAGAAAGCGAGCGGCGGTTCCGGGACTATGCCGAGTCGGCTACCGACTGGTTGTGGGAAATGGATGAAAGCCTGCGCTGGACCTATTTTTCCGGCCGGTTCGAGGATGCGACCGGGCATCCGCCTTCCCGATTTATTGGCAAGAGCCGCCGGGAATTCATCGAACAGGGTGACACTGTCTATGGCCCGATGACGACGCGTGAGGACTGGGAGAAGCATCTGGCCGACCTGGATGCCCGTCGACCGTTCCGGAATTTTCTCCATCCCCGAATACTGCCCGATGGCCAGGTTCGCTACATGTCGATAAGCGGCAAACCGGTCTGGGATGACGACGGCAGCTTCAAGGGCTACCGGGGCACCGGCGCCAATGTGACTGATCAGGTTACGGCCGAACTGGCATTGCGCCAGCGCGAGATGGAATTGCGCATGCATCGCGACCAGGCGCAGGAAGCCAATCTCGCGAAATCGAAGTTCCTCGCGAATGTCAGCCACGAATTGCGGACGCCGCTCAACGCGATCATCGGCTTTTCCGATATCATGAGTCAGTCGCTGCTGGGAGAACATGACCCGGTGCGCTATCGGGAATATTCAAGGAATATTCATGACAGCGCCGGTCAACTTTTGAAGCTGATCACCGACATCATGGATATCACGACAATCCAGGCGGGCGAGCATCCGTATGCGAACGAGACCTTTTCGTTCGCGGAAATCGTCGACGAATGCTTCGAACTTACCCGGCAACAGGCGCCGAACAGGGTTGTTTCCCTGAAGCGGGACATCCCGGAGGACCTGCCGCCGCTATGTGCAGACCGCAAGGCCATACAGCGTATATTGCTGAACCTGCTGTCCAACGCGACCCGGTTTACGCCGGATGGCGGGCTGGTCACGGTATCGGTGCGTCTGACCGGGGACTGGTTCGATGTCGCGATTACGGATAACGGCGCCGGCATTCCGCCGGAAGATCTGCCCAGGCTTACCGACCCGTTCGAACGTGGTCAGCGCGACCCCTATAGAAGCGAGGAAGGCGCCGGCCTTGGTCTGACGATTGTCCAGTCGCTGGTCGAAATGCATGGCGGCAAGCTCAGGATCGAAAGCGAACTGGGCAAGGGAACGAAAGTCAGTTTCATGCTGCCGTCCGTAGCGGCCTGA
- a CDS encoding choline dehydrogenase, with amino-acid sequence MDYDYIIVGAGSAGCVLANRLSAEPKNRVLLLEAGPEDRNFWIHIPLGYGKNVINPDVNWCLESEPEEYNHGKKYFLPRGKVLGGSSSINGMVYVRGQVEDFDTWAQMGCRGWSYDEVLPYFRKAEDNERGESDIHGVGGPLSVSNVNEKADICEAMIAAGIEAGIPYNEDINGRVQEGIGYHQATIRNGRRCSTAVAYLNPAKSRPNLDIQPEATVKRVIFEGKKAVGVEYDQRGQDREARAGGAVILSGGAFASPQILELSGVGNPERLQGLGIPVVHDLPGVGENLQDHYCVRMRWRTKGALTFNDRVRGLRGLREGIDYFLRKRGVLSMPTLPIGAFVRTRQELASPDVQFQILPGTYKSIQDRRLDPEPGVTIGVTMLRLESRGYVHAKSPDFRAQPSIWHNMLSTENDRRTAVEGMKIARRMMETKVFSPHYDYELTPGKDTADDAALLEYARADGASNWHPAGTCKMGVDSMAVVDPRLKVHGMEGLYVVDASVMPNVICGNTNAPTIMIAEKAADMILAEP; translated from the coding sequence ATGGATTACGATTATATCATCGTCGGCGCGGGTTCGGCCGGATGCGTGCTGGCGAACCGGCTGAGCGCCGAACCGAAGAACAGGGTGCTGCTGCTGGAAGCCGGTCCGGAAGACCGGAATTTCTGGATCCATATACCGCTCGGTTACGGCAAGAACGTCATCAACCCGGATGTGAACTGGTGCCTGGAATCAGAACCCGAAGAATATAACCACGGCAAGAAATACTTCCTGCCGCGCGGCAAGGTGCTGGGCGGTTCCAGTTCCATCAACGGCATGGTCTATGTGCGCGGGCAGGTCGAGGATTTCGACACCTGGGCGCAGATGGGCTGCCGGGGCTGGTCCTATGACGAGGTCCTGCCCTATTTCCGCAAGGCCGAAGACAACGAACGCGGCGAAAGCGATATCCACGGCGTGGGCGGGCCGCTCAGCGTCTCCAACGTCAATGAAAAAGCCGATATCTGCGAGGCGATGATCGCGGCCGGGATCGAGGCCGGCATTCCCTATAACGAGGATATCAACGGCCGCGTGCAGGAAGGCATCGGCTATCATCAGGCGACAATCCGCAACGGCAGGCGCTGCAGCACGGCGGTGGCCTATCTGAACCCGGCGAAATCCCGGCCCAACCTGGATATCCAGCCGGAAGCGACCGTAAAACGGGTCATTTTCGAGGGCAAGAAGGCCGTCGGCGTAGAATACGACCAGCGCGGCCAGGACCGGGAGGCGCGGGCCGGCGGCGCGGTGATCCTGTCAGGCGGCGCCTTTGCCTCCCCGCAGATTCTGGAACTGTCCGGCGTCGGCAATCCCGAACGGCTGCAAGGGCTGGGGATTCCGGTTGTCCATGACCTGCCGGGCGTCGGCGAAAACCTGCAGGACCATTACTGTGTGCGGATGCGCTGGCGCACCAAGGGGGCGCTGACCTTCAACGACCGGGTCCGGGGGCTGCGCGGCCTCCGCGAAGGGATCGACTATTTCCTGCGCAAACGCGGCGTGCTGTCGATGCCGACCCTGCCGATCGGGGCCTTCGTGCGCACCCGGCAGGAACTGGCCTCGCCCGACGTGCAGTTCCAGATCCTGCCCGGCACCTACAAGTCCATTCAGGATCGCAGGCTCGACCCGGAACCCGGCGTGACCATCGGTGTGACCATGCTGCGGCTGGAAAGCCGGGGCTATGTACATGCGAAATCGCCGGATTTCCGGGCGCAACCGTCAATCTGGCACAATATGCTGAGCACCGAGAACGACCGGCGGACTGCCGTCGAAGGCATGAAGATCGCGCGCCGGATGATGGAAACCAAGGTGTTCAGCCCGCACTACGATTACGAACTGACGCCGGGCAAGGATACCGCCGATGACGCGGCGCTGCTCGAATACGCCCGCGCGGACGGCGCCTCCAACTGGCACCCCGCCGGCACCTGCAAGATGGGCGTCGATTCCATGGCCGTGGTAGACCCGAGGCTGAAGGTGCACGGCATGGAAGGGCTTTATGTCGTCGACGCCTCGGTGATGCCGAATGTGATCTGCGGCAACACCAACGCCCCCACCATCATGATCGCGGAAAAAGCCGCCGACATGATCCTGGCTGAACCGTGA
- the cobD gene encoding threonine-phosphate decarboxylase CobD, with protein sequence MRHRMLTKMDTTDPSPLPHGGDIADAEARFGVPAAGWLDLSTGINPDSYPGLDVMAETWQRLPQSGAMNGLLAAARRYYRVPDGVALVAAAGSQAVLQSLPGIAAAGRIAIVGPTYAEHERVWRERGYEIRNVASIAASGAADIVVVVNPNNPDGRTARPTELLALAAAITAWRGLLIVDEAFADVAPESSVLPHLSEAHRVVVLRSFGKFFGLAGLRLGFAAGPPELIEPLARRLGPWAVSGPAQEIGARALTDDGWIAGARKRLAERRAALDAVLAAANLHVTGGTDLFRLVDDARAPEICRRLGASGILIRNFDHNPNWLRFGVPGRAGDLKRLEAALAGLR encoded by the coding sequence GTGCGGCATCGTATGCTGACGAAGATGGATACAACCGACCCCTCCCCCCTGCCCCATGGCGGCGATATTGCCGATGCCGAAGCCCGTTTCGGCGTTCCCGCGGCGGGATGGCTGGACCTTTCCACGGGGATAAATCCCGATTCCTATCCCGGCCTGGATGTCATGGCGGAAACCTGGCAGCGCCTGCCGCAATCCGGCGCGATGAACGGGTTGCTGGCGGCGGCCCGGCGCTACTACCGCGTGCCGGACGGCGTTGCGCTGGTCGCGGCGGCCGGGTCGCAGGCCGTGCTGCAATCCCTGCCCGGCATCGCCGCGGCGGGGCGGATTGCGATTGTCGGACCGACCTATGCCGAACACGAACGTGTCTGGCGGGAACGGGGATATGAAATCCGGAATGTAGCCAGCATTGCCGCGTCGGGCGCGGCGGATATCGTCGTGGTCGTAAACCCGAACAACCCGGACGGCCGGACCGCCCGGCCCACGGAGTTGCTGGCGCTCGCCGCGGCGATCACCGCATGGCGCGGCCTGCTGATCGTCGACGAGGCCTTTGCGGATGTTGCGCCCGAATCAAGCGTCCTGCCCCATCTTAGCGAGGCGCACCGCGTCGTGGTGCTGCGCAGTTTCGGCAAGTTCTTCGGACTGGCGGGACTGCGGCTCGGCTTTGCCGCCGGACCGCCGGAACTGATCGAACCGCTGGCGCGGCGGCTCGGTCCCTGGGCCGTCTCCGGCCCGGCGCAGGAAATCGGCGCACGGGCGCTGACCGATGACGGCTGGATAGCTGGCGCGCGCAAGCGGCTTGCCGAACGGCGCGCCGCGCTGGACGCCGTTCTGGCCGCCGCGAACCTGCACGTCACCGGCGGCACCGATCTTTTCCGGCTGGTCGACGATGCGCGCGCCCCGGAAATTTGCCGGCGGCTGGGCGCGTCCGGCATTTTGATCCGCAATTTCGACCACAACCCGAACTGGCTGCGCTTTGGCGTTCCGGGCCGCGCCGGAGACCTGAAACGGCTGGAAGCGGCGCTTGCCGGGCTACGCTGA
- a CDS encoding amidohydrolase family protein: protein MLITDAQVHVWAAHTPERPWPEYGFGKEHRPVPLSAAQLTADMDEAGVDRAVLVPPSWEGEYNDLAIAAAQDYPDRFAVMGRFEIGDRANEARLADWKRQPGMLGIRLTFLRAEQQQWLKDGSVDWFWTKAEALGIPIMVLPPGQVPQIDKVAARHPGLRLVIDHLAMSRDVADPFEAVKDVLTLARHGNVAVKTTCLPGYTDEPYPFAGIRHHIEAVFDRFGPDRMFWGTDLTRLPCSYRQGVTHFTEELPFLKGKDLERVMGTGICDWLGWAY from the coding sequence ATGCTGATCACGGACGCGCAGGTGCATGTCTGGGCCGCCCATACGCCCGAACGGCCCTGGCCGGAATACGGTTTTGGCAAGGAGCACCGGCCCGTTCCCCTGTCCGCCGCGCAGTTGACGGCGGATATGGACGAAGCCGGCGTCGACCGCGCGGTGCTGGTGCCGCCCTCCTGGGAAGGGGAATACAACGATCTCGCCATCGCGGCGGCGCAGGACTATCCGGACCGTTTTGCGGTCATGGGCCGCTTTGAAATCGGCGACCGCGCGAACGAGGCGCGCTTGGCGGACTGGAAACGGCAACCGGGCATGCTCGGTATTCGCCTGACATTCCTGCGCGCGGAACAGCAGCAGTGGTTGAAGGACGGATCGGTCGACTGGTTCTGGACGAAGGCGGAGGCGCTAGGCATCCCCATCATGGTGTTGCCGCCGGGCCAGGTTCCGCAGATCGACAAAGTGGCGGCGCGGCATCCGGGACTGCGGCTGGTCATCGACCATCTGGCCATGTCCCGCGACGTCGCTGATCCGTTTGAAGCGGTGAAAGACGTCCTGACCCTGGCGCGGCACGGCAACGTGGCGGTGAAGACGACATGCCTGCCGGGCTATACGGACGAACCGTACCCGTTCGCGGGAATCCGCCATCATATAGAAGCGGTATTCGACCGGTTCGGTCCCGACCGCATGTTCTGGGGTACGGATCTGACACGCCTGCCATGCAGCTACCGGCAGGGCGTTACCCATTTTACCGAGGAACTGCCCTTCCTGAAGGGGAAGGATCTGGAACGAGTGATGGGAACGGGAATCTGCGACTGGCTGGGCTGGGCGTACTGA